One segment of Neobacillus endophyticus DNA contains the following:
- a CDS encoding SIS domain-containing protein, whose product MLKFDEELFLKLVEKEGLAFRGQIEDMVDSISKKGYSNLFLIGAGGTIAMMYPYEYILKSNSTIEVHAEIAAEFMVMNHKHFTKDSVCIFTSVSGTTKETVEAAEFCKERGATTIALVAEPNTPLTQVVDYCITTGSEKHSFDTFFMLLYMMIFRFMHNNNEFPQYEQFTNEVALLPQAILQAVKAFDKKAEEFAKKHKDTDYHMMVGSGNLWGNTYSYAMCILEEMQWIHAKSIHAAEFFHGTLELVVEDTSVILLKGEDETRPLMDRVERFAEKVTNQLTIIDTKEFEMAGISEEFRKHFSVSINWAVLSRISVYLERERNHPLELRRYYRKMEY is encoded by the coding sequence ATGTTAAAATTTGATGAAGAGTTATTTTTAAAGTTAGTAGAAAAAGAGGGACTCGCCTTTCGTGGACAAATCGAAGATATGGTCGATTCCATTTCTAAAAAGGGATATAGCAATTTATTTCTGATCGGTGCTGGCGGAACGATTGCGATGATGTACCCTTACGAATATATTTTAAAATCCAATTCCACTATTGAGGTACATGCCGAAATTGCAGCTGAATTTATGGTCATGAATCATAAGCATTTTACGAAAGACTCCGTTTGTATCTTTACTTCTGTATCAGGGACAACAAAAGAAACAGTGGAAGCCGCTGAGTTTTGTAAAGAAAGAGGAGCGACTACCATTGCGTTAGTAGCAGAGCCCAATACGCCGCTAACACAAGTAGTGGATTACTGTATCACGACCGGTTCAGAAAAGCATTCCTTTGATACATTCTTTATGTTGCTATACATGATGATCTTCCGCTTCATGCATAACAATAATGAATTCCCGCAATATGAGCAGTTCACGAACGAAGTGGCACTGTTGCCGCAAGCGATTTTACAGGCGGTAAAGGCTTTTGATAAAAAGGCAGAGGAATTTGCGAAGAAACATAAGGATACAGATTACCATATGATGGTCGGTTCAGGTAACCTTTGGGGGAATACTTACTCATATGCCATGTGTATCTTGGAGGAGATGCAATGGATCCACGCCAAATCCATCCATGCTGCCGAGTTTTTCCACGGTACATTGGAGCTTGTGGTGGAAGATACAAGTGTCATTTTATTAAAAGGTGAAGATGAAACACGGCCGCTGATGGACAGAGTGGAGCGGTTTGCTGAAAAAGTGACAAACCAATTAACGATTATCGATACAAAAGAGTTTGAAATGGCAGGCATTAGCGAGGAATTCAGAAAACACTTTTCTGTCAGCATTAACTGGGCGGTTTTAAGCCGAATTAGTGTATACCTTGAAAGGGAAAGAAACCACCCGTTAGAACTCAGAAGATACTATCGCAAAATGGAATATTAG
- a CDS encoding amino acid permease yields the protein MSNTTLTRKLGFWSALAIAVGTTVGSGIFVSSGDVAKAAGTPSISILAWIIGGIIAIPQVMVLAELSTAYPENGSGYVYLSKAGWRPLAFLYGWATFWALDPPSISIMALAIVSYVASFFPFFAGFAGKLLGVAIILIITSIHYRSVKEGGLFQVIITAVKIIPFIIVIALGLMYMHTGNFSYTPHGAAVKTSLIGGVSATTWAYTGMAAICFMAGEFKNPGKILPRALISSVFIVLFLYTMLAVCITGLMPFDKLMNSSAAVSDAVKYIPGLSHIASSFVAMTAIIVILGSLSSCIMFQPRLEYAMAKDGLFFQRFSRVHPKYETPSFSIIIQVTYACILIFATNLTTLLGYFTLIQLVINILDFAAIYKCRKRDDYQPIYRMPMWRLTTILAILGASWLAWGTFTWAPWQGMLAALIVIATGLPVYYYWEKRYGPNNHKGGHKAA from the coding sequence ATGAGTAATACTACACTTACACGAAAACTGGGTTTTTGGTCAGCCTTGGCAATCGCAGTTGGAACGACTGTAGGATCAGGTATATTTGTCTCATCAGGTGATGTCGCAAAAGCGGCAGGTACCCCATCGATTTCTATATTAGCCTGGATTATTGGAGGCATTATTGCTATTCCGCAAGTCATGGTTCTTGCCGAATTATCAACTGCTTACCCCGAAAATGGAAGCGGTTACGTTTATTTGAGTAAAGCAGGATGGAGACCCTTGGCCTTCTTATATGGGTGGGCGACATTCTGGGCATTGGATCCTCCTTCTATCTCCATTATGGCGTTAGCCATCGTTTCTTACGTAGCTAGTTTTTTCCCATTCTTTGCTGGGTTTGCTGGAAAATTATTAGGTGTTGCCATTATTTTGATTATTACCTCCATTCATTATCGTAGTGTGAAAGAGGGCGGTCTATTCCAAGTGATTATCACCGCTGTAAAAATCATTCCGTTTATTATTGTGATTGCATTAGGTTTAATGTATATGCATACCGGAAATTTCTCGTATACACCTCATGGAGCGGCGGTGAAAACAAGCCTTATTGGGGGTGTCTCAGCCACAACCTGGGCCTATACAGGCATGGCTGCCATTTGTTTTATGGCTGGGGAATTTAAAAACCCTGGCAAAATTCTTCCTCGTGCATTGATCAGTTCTGTATTCATAGTTTTATTTTTATATACCATGCTTGCCGTCTGTATCACTGGCTTAATGCCTTTTGATAAATTAATGAATTCAAGTGCGGCTGTTTCTGATGCGGTTAAGTATATTCCAGGTCTGTCACACATTGCATCATCGTTTGTTGCCATGACAGCCATTATCGTTATTTTGGGCTCGCTTAGCTCCTGTATCATGTTTCAGCCGCGATTGGAATATGCAATGGCTAAGGACGGGCTATTCTTCCAACGATTTAGCCGTGTTCATCCTAAATATGAAACACCAAGCTTTTCGATCATTATTCAGGTTACGTATGCTTGCATTCTAATTTTTGCAACCAATTTAACCACATTGCTAGGATATTTTACTTTAATTCAATTAGTCATCAATATTTTGGATTTTGCGGCAATTTACAAATGCCGTAAAAGGGATGATTATCAACCAATCTATCGAATGCCGATGTGGAGATTAACAACCATTTTAGCGATTCTCGGTGCTTCATGGCTGGCTTGGGGGACGTTCACCTGGGCCCCATGGCAAGGTATGCTTGCAGCACTTATTGTCATTGCCACGGGACTTCCAGTTTATTATTACTGGGAAAAGAGATATGGCCCAAACAATCATAAAGGTGGTCATAAGGCAGCATAG